Genomic segment of Iocasia fonsfrigidae:
TTTTAATGCACCTTTAGATGTAACTTTCTCTAATACAACTGTAGTCCAGCCTGATTTATTTTATATATCAGCTAATCAAAATAAGATAATAAAAGAAAAACGGATTGATGGTTCACCTGTACTGGTAGTTGAAATTATTTCTCCCTATAACCCCCGTAAGGATCGACTGCAAAAGATGCGAATTTACCAGAAAGCCAAAATAAAACACTACTGGCTGGTAAATCCAGAAGAGAGAACCCTGGAATGTTTTGCTCTTCGTAATAATGCTTATACTTTGCTTGCTTCAGGGATGGATGAAGATATTGTAGAACATCCAGATTTTCAAAATTTAAGTATTCCCTTAGAAAAATTGTGGCATAAAAGTAGTATGTAATTTTCTAATCCTCTATTTTTTGAGTATATGCAGGGTTTTCATTTTTTAGGTCTAAATATAATGAACCATCTGTATTTAGTGATGCTAAAATGACTTTTGATAGGTCATCAATATTTTGCTTATATAACTCTTTATATAGCCAGTTAAGATCCAGATTGTTTTGTTTTAGGTTTTGTTCCAGAACTGTACCATCTTTGATTAATTCAGTGGCTAGCCCCTGGTAACTAGTTTTTAGACCCAGGTCTTTAGGGGTTACAGGCTTATAAGGTGTTTTTTTGAGTACACTTAATTTACCATCTGCCTCTAATACAGCAAATTCTACTTCATTTAAATTAAAAACCTTATTTTCCCTTAATTGCATTTCTAGGGCATCTAAAGTATATCTGGCTTTTAACATGTTTTTTTCTAAAATTTTGCCGTTTTGAATAATTACTATGGGTTCTCCCTTAAATAACTTTCTTATTTTTAAACTTTTTAATGTTGAATATCCTAGGGCCAGAGTGCAGATAACCATGACAACTGGACTAAGTAAAACGGCATGTCCTCTTACTTCATTTACAACATATGCCCCGGCAATTGTACCAATAGTTACCCCTGTAACAAAATCAAAAAAAATATTTTCTCTCTATATTCAAAAATATTTAAAGTTTATGATATTATCTTGTATCCTTAGATATACTGTGGTATTATCAAAGATAAGGTGATTTATCCTATATTTATAGTGGTGGTGTTATTAGATGATAATACTTTCTGAAATCAACTGGAAGAAATTATTGCTTTTAACTATTGTTTTTATCATGATTGTTATTATATTGCGTTTTTTCATCTTTACTT
This window contains:
- a CDS encoding DUF421 domain-containing protein — translated: MVICTLALGYSTLKSLKIRKLFKGEPIVIIQNGKILEKNMLKARYTLDALEMQLRENKVFNLNEVEFAVLEADGKLSVLKKTPYKPVTPKDLGLKTSYQGLATELIKDGTVLEQNLKQNNLDLNWLYKELYKQNIDDLSKVILASLNTDGSLYLDLKNENPAYTQKIED